Part of the Ictalurus punctatus breed USDA103 chromosome 9, Coco_2.0, whole genome shotgun sequence genome is shown below.
TTCTCAGAAATGTTTAACGTACACCGAACAGAACAAACTCCGAGATGAATTAAGAATTCAAGGCGGTAATATTTTGGAGAAAGTCCGTTTTTATTGCCGTTATGCTTTCCTGGCTTGACTGAATGGTTTAACTGTCTGGCTTCAACCCAACCAGGCTAATGTTTCACAGCGGAGTCACCGTACAGCCGCCGTGAGACGCGGGACTTCTGACGGCTCGTCGCTGGAGTGAAACTGCAGAAATCAGTGTGCAGAAGAAAATCGGGTTATGGTGAAATCGAGAGAAGATTGTGAGAAGTGTGATGAGGAAACACTCGCAGGTTGTGAAGGTGCTGAAATCCTGGTGTACTGATTTACGAGGTGAGaacgtgggggggggggggggggggtgaagaaaaaaaaagtgaaaagaaacaaaacccaACAAATTAAGGTTAGATGATGGATTCAAATAGAGAGGTTGGGGTACAATTCGGTCAGTACATTACACAAACACTGGCCAATGAACATTACATCCTAAGCTCAGTCAAGAGATGATGCAGTTTTCTCTTCTGAAGTATTTCTGAAGGTTCACGACGAACATCCCGAGTGATATCACATAACACTGGTCATATTTCTCTTCCCTTCGTACAGATTGAGAAACAGTCTCTTTCCTGCTTTAAACAGTAGCGTTTGTTGTTGCGAGAAACGCCCACCGTATCaaatctcttttatttattcatgacgTCCCTTTCCCTGTTCCCATGCTTCCCTGTTCTATCACTGAtaacaaataaatgtacattcAAGCAACGATTAATACGGCTGGATCAAATGACGATACGACGTTGATAATGTCCGAGCAAGGAATTAAAACGTTCGACTATTGAGCCTTTGAGGAATTATGAATTGTAACTGTTTGCCAATTGATGTCATAAAAGAGGAATAGAAAATAGAACATTAAAGCTTACACTGTGACACATCACACTGTTGTTGtttagttttctagaacagaACACCGCctaagtgtttaattccttacataTTGCTCAGcgcagatagatatatatatatatatatataaaatgatccAATGATATACctaaaatgctttttaaaaaaggtcCACTATATCCAGGTAAAAATGTACCATTGAGGGTACCACCCCAGCAACGAGGACAGGTACCGAGTACTTATTAGTACCCTTTGATTCTGAGAATGTGCAAAAGCAAacatgccttcaaaaataacgaaattttctacattttaaaaaaaccttcTACAAAGACGAGTGAACAGCCCTGAACTAAAGAAAGCCAATATTTGTCAtttaggttcattctgtataacataACACCTCACTGATCAGGCCAGACAGCTACTAGTCTAGGCTCTTGTGGCCTCacaactggactactgcaacgcaaTACTCTCAGATCTATCAGCCAGCTCCCTCGCACCCCTTAACACTACTCTCAGGCCTATCAGCCAGCTCCCTCACACCCCTTCACACTACTCTCAGGCCTATCAGCCAGCTCCCTCACACCCCTTAACACTACTCTCAGGCCTATCAGCCAGCTCCCTCACACCCCTTCATATAATTCAGAATGGAGCAGCACGCCTTGTTTTCATCCAGACCAAAAGGATCCACGTAcagtacaagaccttgtctggaacagcaccacATCACTCTCCTTGAGGATTACGTTCCGTCTCATAACCTGCCACGTGATCAGTTAACGACCGACGCCTGGAACCACCTAGACAGTGAGgcacaaggtccctttccagaaccttcaaactgactgtccctcagcgGTGAGACGAACTTCCAAGTTCAATCCATCACCATCTCCAAAAAAGCGCCTAACGTAACGTTCTTTCATGAActcttaactaacccctaaaaaaaagattatatatatatatatatatatatatatatatatacacaccatgacacctctgtgcactttgctcctCTAGCACTCAATTAAAAAGATCTTCTCTGGTACTTGccttgttctctgcttgatgtatggctttgcttgtatttcctcattctGCAAGTCGCTTTAGATGATATGTAAACATCATCATCCTAACCGTCTAGCTTTTATAagaaaagtcataaaataaaaacacacctaAGACTAAATTAgtgcaaagaaataaaataaataaataaataaataaatgggtcTAGGGTGACAGTTTTAAACATCTGCAGGGACAATCTCATGCATTTTTACATATTGACAATTCCTAATGGTCACTACAGGCATGTCCTTAATGGATCAGCTGGCATTTAGACTATTCTTGTGCACTTTATAAGTGTTTATAACACCGTCCTGGACTATGGAGAAGTCCAGGAAGAAGTGTAGCACTGCACTTCCTGCACAACAAGGAAGCAGAaacttttgtttgtctgttcGCACCTTGGGGTCTTTCTCGTAGTAGTGCTGCTGTGTGCGGATCCAGCGGCCCACCAGGTGATCCCGCACCGTGTGCGCCAGGGCGAAGTAGTAATCCCGGGGCGTGGCCACGTTCCGGTCCTTCACCAGCGTGAAGTGCAGGTGTCGGTTGAAGGTCTTCTTGATCTCCGCCACGTCTCCGAGACCCGCGATACCGCGCACGCTGATCTGTTTGCGCTTCTCTTGGTCGCTCAGTGGCTTCGCCATATcggagaggagaaaagaaacaccgagagagagagagagagaaaagagagaggagatcCAGCTGAGAGAGACTCTGCAGACAGCAGCTGAGCAACACGAGACACGCCCCTAAAGTCAACTAGCGGTGcggagtgggcggggcttattgTATGTGCTGCGCTCTGATTTGATAGTCGAGCTGTTTTGTGATTGGCTGAGCGACACGTTCGTCACTCCAACGGACAGAAGTAGGAAGAAAATGTACGAAAAGAAACGCgctttatgtttattattgctTGAAacttaatcatcatcatcatcataataataataatcaatttacTCATCTTTATTAacataacacttttttttgagtgttaaaaaaaatcgaGACAAAATACCACCGTCATAAACAATATGCTTATGgataaataactttttatttatttatttaaaaaacaaacaaacaagggaTCATGGTTAAAAAGAAAGTAGACTATTCGGTTtcagttacatttccatccatccatccatcaattttccacACCGTTTATCCCACACAGCTCGCAGGAAGACTGGGACCTATCCCTAACTCActgtagggcacaatcacacacacacattcacacactatggacgaTTTGGAAAATGCCAAACagtctacagtgcatgtctttggacttgtggaggaaaccggagtgcccggaggaaacccctgaagtacagggagaacatgcaagctccacacacacagggcagagatgggattcgaacccccaaccccagaggtgcgaggcgtGATCCCAACCCGGAGGTGCAAATTTTTGCACAACGCTATTCTGGTTGTCATGATCTTCTCCGCCATGCTACTGTAACACCCATCGGCCTTAGAGCTCCAGTGTAAAACTAAAagcaacaaacacacaccatgacTTGGCTGATTGACTGCATTTAGGGTAAAAGGGGAATGCCACGTAAACACCAGCAATTTCAAACCACAGCTACTCATGTAAATTGTACACTGTAGATGTTTGGACTAACAAGACGTAACAGGCTGCACGGAGAGTCGTGAGGGTCAGTTCAAGGTCATAGAGGGACTAAGAGTTGGTAATGATCTCAGTAAAATCACTGTCTTTCAAACTATGTTTTAATGTGATACTAACACAGACCGTCTGTATAAGCACATTTAGAGTTACTTCGTATTATCCACACCTACCATATTACTTCTAAACAAGCATTACactttatttaatgaaaaaaccCTAAAGGTTTCCTTAAAGATCTAGGATTGCTCCAGACTGTCTCACTGACAAAACACATAAAAGTACCCTGAGGAACCTTTTTATAAAATCATGAATGGTAATGGTCATTTTAACAAGAACGTCAATCTAAAGTCTCCTGACGAGACCTTTATTTTATTAGAGTGCACAGATTTTTCATGTAAGATGTCTACACTCAGAGACTGTTCATTTAAggctgtttttaaatatatacagttgtgctcataagtttacacacaccttgcagaatctgaaaaatgttaataattttttttttatttgttttattattgtcaaaatgtacagactttcagctgtttgcaatgaacaaatcaaacaaaagtcaATTGAAGTAGTTCGACACAATTAACGCTTCTAGCAGTTTccccccaaattcaactgaaaatgcaactataatcatttctccagtttcaaaatcaTTCAAAAGATCAAAACATGTAAGCGTTGAAACAGATTCACTTTCACGCAGTTCGAAATGAACCATGTGCTGGTCATAATGCGGGTTCTTTCTCCtgattggatgtttttaaaaacatgattcACCTGTGCAGGTGAGAGTGAGACACGTGATTAGAAGGTAAACCCATCAGGAGTCACTGTTACTGCCACTGAAACACGGGTGTGAAGGGAAATTAAACATCACCTACAGTTTACTGCAGaagtaagtaaaaaataataatattaagcCAGAATTGTGGACTTgcttttggtttggtttgtacTTAGCACAATTGATATATTGTATAACGTGTGGATGAGAGTGTTGTCCTGAGGTATTGTGCTCATGAAGCTCGGTTTGTATTTCGTAGAATGTGATGAGTAAGGACTGGATAGATTCATGTCTTTGTTGTGATGCTTGGTACAAGTTGTATTGAAGCAATTCTAAGATCTCTTCCAAGAGATTTTGGGTTGTGTTCTCAGTAACGTTGTTGTAAAGAGTCTTGGAAGATGAATTGTGATTTCAGTAAAAACCACATCGAGGTTCTCAGCACAACCCTCAATACACCGAGTGTTTCGTTCCTACATTCGTGTTCTGTGAGGATCTTTGTAAAAATGGTGTCGTCTTCATGGAGATGGTGATGATGCATTGTTTCTTGGTTTCCTGTTGCCATATTAACACAGGGGTATTTACTATGATGTAAGAAACCACTGGCCGTGTTCTGGGCTACCTTGTTTTATTGACCGATCAAAAcctgcttttattttctttgacaTTTGGTCTTGGATTTTTGacttatattataattaaaggTCACTAAGTGATCAAACTTCACGTTGCACCAAATGTTTATTGGGCATTTCTTCGTGATGTTTCCGTTCCAGATGTGCTCTTGATGCTTCCAGTGTAGATCTTTAGTTTCACTTTATCTTGCAGTCACATTTCTGAGAGCAGCCGCTATAAGAGAACTTGGGATGTCGAGCACCTCTCAGAAGCACAGGGACTTCGTCGCCGAGCCGATGGGGGACAAACCGGTCACTGCTCTATCGGGCATTGGAGATGTTCTGGGCAAGAAGCTGGTGGAACAAGGCTTTGACAAAGTGAGCTTAATGTCTGGCCTACAACATGGTCTTGGGAACAGATGATGTGAGCTTGTAGTCCCCCctgtcttcttttttcttctctccccttctctctgtgGGGTTCTTAAGGGTTCCTTGGACATTtaagcaccccccccccccccccccccccccatgggGTTCTTAAGGGTTCCTTGGACATTTAAGCACCCCCCCCCCATGGGGTTCTTAAGGGTTCCTTGGACATTTAAGCACCCCCTCCTCTCTCTATGGGGTTCTTAAGGGTTCCTTGGACATTTAAGCACCCCCTCCTCTCTCTATGGGGTTCTTAAGGGTTCCTTGGACATTTAAGCACCCCCTCCTCTCTCTATGGGGTTCTTAAGGGTTCCTTGGACATTTAAGCACCCCCTCCTCTCTCTATGGGGTTCTTAAGGGTTCCTTGGACATTTAAGCACCCCCTCCTCTCTCTATGGGGTTCTTAAGGGTTCCTTGGACATTTAAGCACCCCCTCCTCTCTCTATGGGGTTCTTAAGGGTTCCTTGGACATTTAAGCACCCCCTCCTCTCTCTATGGGGTTCTTAAGGGTTCCTTGGACATTTAAGCACCCCCTCCTCTCTCTATGGGGTTCTTAAGGGTTCCTTGGACATTTAAGCACCCCCTCCTCTCTCTATGGGGTTCTTAAGGGTTCCTTGGACATTTAAGCACCCCCTCCTCTCTCTATGGGGTTCTTAAGGGTTCCTTGGACATTTAAGCATTCTTTCCAACTTTCTACAGAGTTCCTACTTGGACTCTCTTCTGAAAGGGGAGCCCTTTGTATACTCAACATTTAAAGATTCCCAGAGATGCCACATTACCAAGTCCTGATAAAacttcagattattattattatttattttttttttttcaaccgaGACATTCTGTTTCTTAAAGATTTTGAGGTAACCGTTTAGATGAGGTTCAAATGTAAGAACGGTGAAAACCTTAAACAACGGAAGCTGTATAAACGTGTAAAACTGCTAAATCTGATCGTTTTGCTAATAGGGTTGGCGCAAATAATACTTGCAAatgtatttgcatttattaCATAACTGCCTGGCTTATTTTCCATCTACAAGCAGTATCAATGGGTGGAAACACAACATGTGGCGCTAGTCGTCAAACAGAACAtgcaataaaatgttaaatgggCAGTGGAATACAGTAGCAGTGAGCTGTGACGAACTGTCAAAGCTTTAATAACAACAGGAGAACACTGCTGGGAAGATTGTCTAAGTATTGGAGAGGAACTAGGTATTTTGGCTCCCAAGTTGCATAAAGGAGATGTGATCTAGTGTAGGTCTTGTTGAGAACGACCTGTAAACATGCTAATACTTGATGCTAATCAGTATCACTCCTGTATGTTTCAGGCGTTTGTGGTGTTGGGTCAGTTCCTTTTGCTGAGGAAGGACTCCGAAATGTTCTCCGAGTGGCTGAAGGACGCCAGTGGGGCCAATTCGAGGCAAGCGGCCTCCTGTTCTCAGTGTCTGACCGAATGGTGTAACAACTTTCTCTGAATCTGGTggcttccccccccccccccccccccccttcttcttcctcttcctttcaGTACTTTCCCTTGTAGCCATCATGGAGCAGTTTTAACCTTTTGAACAAATATCATCTATGCTTTTTGTCTTCCACGATTCGCGCGTCAGAATTAATGCTACATTCGATGTCATTGTATTAAAGTGTGTAGACATATGGATGGTTCTTAATAGAATATTCAGCTGACTTTAAAGAATAAAGTTTGGAGAGAATTTTCAGCCGGTTTCAGCGACTTAACCCAATGACTTACTTGTCGCTTGATTTTGATTCTCAGTTTgaggggtggtggtgggggtggggggaccCTCCAAATGACCAATCAAGTTAAATTTGAATCACATGTAAAGGGGGAAACAGCTGAAATACTGGGAGTACGGTTTAAAGGTGTGCTCTTGATCCACCATGTGCTATTTTCGCTCGAACGCTTGACTCAAAATGCACTTGATTTTACCCAACGAATGAAAATGGGCAAGTTTGAACAGGGAAACTAGTGAAATGAGGCAGTGCATAGGATTGAGAAATGCTGCGACATGTCTTTGTTGCTAGAGTCTCCTCTGAAAGTGTTAGCAAGGCGAAGCCAGTGTATCGCAATAAACAAAAGCGCTGGCCTTGCTGTTCTGTATACGCTTTTAAGTGCAAATACATATGTTTACATTGTATTTAGTTGTTAAAATAGCATATGTATGAGTAAATATTGTACAAATCACATACATGACtgcataatatatttatattttctttattggGTTGTACAATTATACATTCATGATGGACTATAGTGGTTCATAtccttgttgttttgtttttgtttgttttcttctgcACTAAGggagatgtacagtatgttgatgtacactctcagaaataaggTACCAGACTTGCTGAGGTGGAACCATCAAGCGCACATCCTTTTGTATCTTTAGTATGCAATTTTCCCTGGGCTTTTAAAGTTTTAATGGGACTCGGTGCCCCTTTCGGTCCAAATATGTCCCTTCAAATTCTTTCTATTGGTATACTTATTAAAGCTACATCAGATGTCTCCTTGATGATCCCACATCAAGGTGGAACCATCATTAATGAAAagttgctgaaaatgaaaaaagtaaaaactagaaaccatcacagaaattctaatggtttccattacaaatgCCATTACAatccatcagctgttaaccaatTCAAATCATTACCAAGTGTCAAAGGTATTCTATTGGtgcttaatggtatccactagacatgcCATCAATAgcaggcaacaaattaccagtagagacccaatacgattcccattataaccattacaagttctatgagggtttctttgggtttttttttttttagcagggttACACCTTTTAACTCTTACCTGGGAACCCCTTTAATGAGCATTTACAGGGTTACTTGACTTCTATAGGTATACTATATTCATGTTTCAGGTGAAAGATGTCTATTAAATGTACGTCAGTTGTCTCCTTGGGTGATAAGGAAAAGTGACGTTTGGTCCCTTTTTCCAGAGTGTTTTGGCGTGTAGCGCTACATTTGTTGGTTTAATTGACTTCTATTTATAACAAATGTATCCGAGTCTGTCAAATCATCTTTCTGGATAGCAAAGTCACAGTTCAGAAgtgtggaagaaaaaaaccctgcaagAACCTGGGTTtgttttagtatttattttgtttacagtaTGTTCTGTTGTAACGTGGACAGTTGATCCATTAAACACTGCCCTCTAGTGTACAAATGTCCACAGCACACCAGTCACCGCACCtggtaccacttatcctacacggcGACGTGAGGAGGCTGGAGCCGAGTCCGAGGGACAAAGCGGGGTAcgtcctggacagggtgccaatgcatcgcagggcacaatcgcatacacgctcacacacccattcacacactacagacaatttagaaatgccaatcagcctacaatgcatgtctttggactgggggaggaaacccctgcagcacagagagaacatgcaaactccaagtACACAGGCCGGAGGTGAGATTtgaaagagaggaaagaaaaggaagtcAAAATACCTATTTACGCACGGTTTATAGATAACCCGTGTGAAAGAACAAACCGAGGTGAGGCCGTAGAACATTTTTCagctttatatttaaaaaaaaaaaaaaatccttcaataatacattattattattatggcatGCTTCACGGTACAAATGTAAAGCGGCTCGTGTTTCGTACTTAAATCAAGAACGTTCAGCACAGAAGAGGTATTTCATCTCACATTCTGTAGAAAAATCAATAGCAAATACAATCAATATACAGAaacactttttcccccctccagaGCACAAATTACCagtaatacaaataaaacgCACGTTCTGTAGCATTTCTGTAGTAGtcccaaggtgtgtgtgtgtgtgtgtgtgtgtgtgagagagaaagtttatgtaacacatttttattagcGTCGTTGCATGTCGCCGTATGTATACGTTTGAATACTTTCCCCTTTCTCTGGCCTTACAGGCATTTGAATCCCAGCGCGTTTAACAGCAACCCTGTTCACATGCACGCCGAAGATCTGACCGTAGTCCGAGAGTCGGTCCGAGATACGATCACGTGAGCAGCAAGGTCTCGTTAACGTCCGAGTCGTGTCGAACGGTCAGCGATCTGATCAGTAAGCGGGGACGTTTCCCCCTAGCCTGGTGGATCGTTGACCGTGAAAAAGTTTATCTGATCAACGTTTTACTTAAAAGCCAAAAAGGTTTCATCCCAGCCCAGACATTAACATGAATGAACATTATCACTGCCCTGTCCAGCttttaatagagagagagaaaaaaaaagtcacgttATGAAATGGCAGTAGCCAAAAATGTACACCATCTCCTCTCACTCatcaaaatgcatttttctATTTCGTAATCCGCTCTAGAACCTCCGCTCTCTCCATTTTTCAGTGTAGAAAACAGaacattgaagaaatgacaccttagcaagtggaaatatcttGAAGACGTTCAGACGTAGCTAATATTTCCTATTAAGAGTT
Proteins encoded:
- the LOC108270073 gene encoding barrier-to-autointegration factor-like protein → MSSTSQKHRDFVAEPMGDKPVTALSGIGDVLGKKLVEQGFDKAFVVLGQFLLLRKDSEMFSEWLKDASGANSRQAASCSQCLTEWCNNFL